A window from Anaerolineae bacterium encodes these proteins:
- a CDS encoding DEAD/DEAH box helicase family protein: protein MANNSLSEYAASMKKSNNPRLTYLLDTLELSHDPFAGPVAEQELRSSEKQPHFFAYYTDPHDPKFNKPLPQALREARNGLIFGRPGSGKTTLRYTLEAECRSVYDRTLVVTYELSHKPTQQLTAEQHWTNIAKELALDLFIQVLEQLDALEPPTETQKKQWQAQLALVWSRLWRTAELILTDDFTDRENGLASLWSRLNRPAVRYIKPSLKIVNLLKDCWLPETETVSPPPGSDASLTGAELLQTGLLAAKSWGFRQIFVLVDGVDAYEREIDKILGLITPLFDHLARWQSQGLFFYFFLPEEMQTPIFKTYENIFNSLSYPPLSYLIHWDDAALAELLRQRLRAAGSHIPGFNYLAAAELAGTLEEKLIQAAQHSPRHLLRLVSALIDAHAQHAPDQPLLTAADWRRMKQFWSYDSPLPE, encoded by the coding sequence TTGGCCAACAATAGTCTATCGGAATATGCTGCGTCCATGAAAAAGTCTAACAACCCCCGGCTCACTTATCTCTTGGATACCCTGGAGTTATCGCATGACCCCTTTGCCGGCCCGGTGGCAGAGCAGGAGTTGCGCAGCAGCGAAAAACAGCCCCATTTTTTTGCTTATTATACAGACCCCCACGATCCAAAATTCAACAAACCCCTCCCCCAGGCTTTACGCGAAGCGCGAAACGGCCTGATATTTGGCCGGCCCGGCAGCGGCAAAACCACCCTTCGCTACACCCTGGAGGCCGAGTGTCGCTCCGTATATGACCGGACCCTGGTAGTTACCTATGAATTGAGCCACAAACCAACGCAACAACTGACGGCTGAACAACATTGGACGAACATAGCCAAGGAATTGGCGCTGGACCTGTTTATTCAGGTTCTTGAGCAGCTTGACGCCCTTGAGCCGCCCACCGAGACCCAAAAAAAACAATGGCAGGCGCAACTGGCCCTGGTTTGGTCGCGCCTATGGCGGACGGCCGAACTCATTTTGACCGATGATTTTACCGACCGGGAAAACGGCCTGGCCAGCCTGTGGTCCCGTTTGAATCGTCCGGCGGTGCGCTACATCAAGCCATCTCTCAAAATTGTTAACTTGCTTAAAGATTGTTGGCTGCCGGAAACCGAAACTGTCTCCCCACCTCCAGGTTCTGATGCTTCCCTTACAGGGGCAGAGTTGCTCCAAACCGGCTTGCTGGCGGCAAAAAGTTGGGGGTTCAGGCAGATTTTTGTTCTGGTTGACGGCGTGGATGCTTATGAGCGCGAAATTGATAAAATATTGGGCTTGATCACGCCCCTGTTTGACCACCTGGCTCGCTGGCAAAGCCAGGGTTTGTTTTTTTATTTCTTTTTACCTGAAGAGATGCAAACACCCATCTTTAAAACCTATGAAAATATTTTCAACAGTTTATCCTATCCCCCCCTTTCTTACCTCATTCATTGGGATGATGCCGCTCTGGCCGAATTGCTGCGCCAACGCCTGCGCGCGGCGGGCAGCCATATCCCCGGCTTTAATTATCTGGCTGCGGCTGAACTGGCCGGCACACTGGAAGAAAAATTAATTCAGGCGGCCCAACATTCGCCCCGGCATTTGCTCCGTCTGGTGAGCGCCCTGATAGACGCCCATGCCCAACACGCCCCCGACCAACCCCTGCTCACCGCCGCCGATTGGCGCAGAATGAAACAATTTTGGAGCTATGACTCTCCTTTACCTGAATAA
- a CDS encoding winged helix-turn-helix domain-containing protein, producing the protein MSLTVAEWPFLSEEQRTSAQNERWWAECYVPSPADVTLRGVAHVIAFGGPGSGKSAAIKALERTETPRLLIVRYPIDRWPGGEHAWSSDYNHLGQMMACISMVIKKFLTAHPHQLDQPQLSITNRVYLRWLIEKYGGPRAFERWADELNQQALLKLLEHPFKDLYPTDTELLDVQGQIEELVTLSRRVGFEDGVAVLVDVNEADLDEPILAKMADLFGWLTPLQFEGFAIKAAIPEHAIDQAKLIDKSRGRITFTSLRWPAEDCRELSNRYVQAATDNRRRALTDIAAPELLTALEHKIQPIYGGPTPRAWVGLTATLLNQYAHNGQKLTGQNYNDLVHAYFANHVHLKLDRTCRGVWLGAQFISLDEQPFAFLEVLWQYRQSGDANPALLKIAGTQGNLNTIASRLRKKIEPVPDKPVYVQNTRSQGYWLENAADT; encoded by the coding sequence ATGAGTCTGACCGTCGCTGAATGGCCGTTTTTATCCGAAGAACAACGCACCTCGGCACAAAATGAGCGCTGGTGGGCGGAGTGTTACGTTCCCTCGCCGGCCGACGTGACCTTGCGAGGCGTGGCCCATGTTATCGCCTTTGGCGGGCCGGGCAGCGGCAAATCGGCGGCCATAAAAGCCCTGGAAAGAACAGAGACACCCCGCCTGCTCATTGTGCGTTATCCCATTGACCGGTGGCCGGGCGGAGAGCATGCCTGGTCAAGCGACTATAACCACCTGGGACAAATGATGGCCTGCATTTCAATGGTTATCAAAAAGTTTTTAACTGCCCACCCCCACCAACTTGACCAACCCCAACTTTCTATCACTAACCGGGTATATCTGCGTTGGCTAATTGAAAAATATGGCGGCCCGCGCGCTTTTGAGCGCTGGGCCGATGAACTGAATCAGCAAGCTTTATTGAAATTACTGGAACATCCTTTTAAGGACCTATACCCAACCGACACCGAATTGCTTGACGTGCAGGGCCAAATTGAAGAGTTAGTGACCTTGAGCCGGCGAGTGGGGTTTGAGGATGGAGTGGCCGTTCTGGTGGACGTCAACGAAGCCGACCTTGACGAACCCATTTTGGCAAAGATGGCCGATTTATTTGGCTGGTTGACGCCCCTGCAATTTGAAGGATTTGCCATTAAGGCGGCCATTCCAGAGCATGCCATTGACCAGGCTAAACTGATTGATAAATCTCGCGGCCGGATTACTTTCACCTCCCTGCGCTGGCCGGCTGAAGATTGCCGGGAACTTAGTAATCGTTATGTGCAAGCCGCCACCGATAACCGCCGGCGCGCCTTAACCGACATTGCCGCGCCAGAGTTGTTAACTGCCCTGGAACATAAAATCCAGCCCATCTATGGCGGGCCTACCCCTCGCGCCTGGGTTGGGTTGACCGCCACCCTGCTCAACCAATACGCCCACAACGGCCAAAAATTAACCGGCCAAAACTATAACGACCTCGTCCACGCCTACTTTGCCAACCATGTCCATCTCAAATTGGATAGAACATGCCGGGGCGTCTGGCTGGGCGCGCAGTTTATTTCCCTGGATGAGCAGCCCTTTGCTTTTCTGGAAGTCTTATGGCAATACCGCCAGAGCGGGGACGCTAATCCTGCGTTGCTGAAGATAGCTGGCACCCAGGGCAACCTCAATACCATTGCCAGCCGTTTACGCAAAAAAATTGAGCCGGTGCCCGATAAGCCGGTCTACGTCCAAAATACGCGCAGCCAGGGTTATTGGCTGGAAAATGCTGCCGATACATAG